A single region of the Alphaproteobacteria bacterium genome encodes:
- the rfaE1 gene encoding D-glycero-beta-D-manno-heptose-7-phosphate kinase produces MEKIPRQRSVGELVNKLSTCTVLCIGDVMLDRFVQGKVERISPEAPIPVLRMTSEKNILGGVGNVARNLEGLGISTLLVGGIGKDKTGQAVQDLLKQHTLISPHLISHEKFLTPLKIRYISGNQHLLRVDQETSVPFPDSIIQKLQDVSLQALPKASALILSDYGKGVLNRDLIKGLIAEAQKNHTPVIVDPKGRDYARYEGATLVTPNRQELAQATEMETDCDESCIAAAQEIIKTCKIKMVLVTRGPDGMTLVTDEGYVEHVRATALEVFDVSGAGDTVVALMASSLGAGLTLTEAVHLANKAGGIVVGKAGTAVVSKEELLADSPQEKFQTAERKVYTLEEAIERRLRWQRKGQTVGFTNGTFDLLHPGHISSIEEARQHCDKLFIGVNTDSSVKRYKGPTRPIQSEMARATVLASLQMVDGVVLFEEDTPLKLIEGLRPDVLIKGADYKIENIVGADVVHSYGGKVVLAQIVPGQSTTRTVEKLAV; encoded by the coding sequence ATGGAAAAGATACCACGACAACGGAGTGTGGGTGAACTCGTAAATAAATTATCCACTTGCACCGTATTGTGTATTGGTGATGTCATGCTCGATAGGTTCGTTCAAGGAAAGGTTGAACGCATTTCACCAGAGGCTCCGATTCCTGTTCTTCGGATGACATCTGAGAAGAATATCTTAGGCGGTGTTGGAAACGTAGCACGCAACTTAGAGGGTCTTGGTATTTCGACGTTACTTGTGGGCGGAATCGGAAAAGATAAAACCGGTCAGGCTGTGCAAGACTTGTTGAAGCAGCATACGCTTATTTCGCCCCACCTTATTTCTCATGAGAAGTTTCTGACGCCTTTAAAAATACGGTATATTTCGGGGAACCAACATCTTTTAAGAGTAGATCAAGAAACGTCCGTTCCTTTTCCCGATTCCATTATTCAAAAGCTTCAAGATGTTTCTTTACAAGCGCTACCAAAGGCTTCGGCTCTTATCTTATCGGATTATGGGAAAGGAGTCCTGAACCGTGATCTCATAAAGGGACTTATTGCTGAGGCCCAAAAGAATCATACGCCTGTTATTGTGGACCCGAAAGGGCGTGATTATGCGAGATATGAGGGGGCGACACTCGTAACTCCAAATCGACAAGAATTGGCTCAAGCAACTGAGATGGAAACGGACTGTGATGAAAGCTGTATAGCGGCGGCACAAGAAATCATAAAGACTTGTAAGATCAAAATGGTTCTTGTGACGCGCGGTCCGGATGGAATGACATTAGTTACGGATGAAGGTTATGTTGAGCATGTACGTGCGACGGCATTGGAAGTTTTTGATGTCTCAGGAGCTGGGGACACGGTTGTCGCCTTAATGGCGTCGTCCCTTGGTGCTGGACTGACTTTGACAGAGGCTGTTCATTTGGCTAATAAGGCCGGCGGAATCGTTGTTGGAAAGGCGGGGACTGCCGTGGTTTCCAAAGAAGAGCTCTTGGCTGATTCACCTCAAGAAAAGTTTCAAACGGCAGAACGAAAGGTTTATACGTTAGAAGAGGCCATTGAACGTCGCCTCCGTTGGCAGCGGAAAGGTCAGACGGTTGGGTTCACAAACGGGACTTTCGATCTATTGCATCCGGGTCATATATCCTCCATTGAAGAAGCCCGCCAGCATTGCGATAAGCTCTTTATAGGCGTGAATACAGATTCTTCTGTTAAACGCTATAAGGGTCCAACGCGCCCTATCCAGTCAGAAATGGCACGGGCAACTGTTCTTGCTTCCTTACAAATGGTAGACGGCGTCGTTCTTTTTGAAGAAGACACGCCCCTAAAGCTTATTGAAGGGCTCCGTCCAGATGTTTTGATAAAGGGCGCGGACTATAAAATCGAGAATATTGTGGGAGCAGATGTTGTTCACAGTTACGGTGGTAAAGTGGTTTTAGCACAGATAGTCCCCGGTCAAAGCACCACACGAACTGTAGAAAAATTAGCAGTATAG
- the infA gene encoding translation initiation factor IF-1, translating to MAKEELIEFEGVVLELLPNAMFKVKLENDHIVLAHTSGRMRKNRIRVLVGDQVTVEMTPYDLSKGRITFRQK from the coding sequence GTGGCAAAAGAAGAACTCATTGAATTTGAAGGTGTTGTACTGGAACTTCTCCCTAACGCTATGTTTAAAGTCAAATTAGAAAATGACCACATTGTTCTGGCTCACACCTCAGGCAGAATGCGTAAGAATAGAATTCGCGTCCTAGTAGGAGATCAAGTTACCGTGGAAATGACCCCCTATGACCTTTCTAAGGGCCGCATCACTTTCCGACAAAAATAA